The following are encoded in a window of Rosa chinensis cultivar Old Blush chromosome 4, RchiOBHm-V2, whole genome shotgun sequence genomic DNA:
- the LOC112200831 gene encoding LEAF RUST 10 DISEASE-RESISTANCE LOCUS RECEPTOR-LIKE PROTEIN KINASE-like 2.1 has product MKHQNMFFFPTFINLYVLIVCLLSETSFAVDSHYQNCSVPKSCGGQNISFPFYIPGLQEDYCGFPGFQLSCNDNEEGGYPTLQLAGNEYLVHNINYQNRTLVVSNAALSNSNKDVCIPLVQNITFPTVNYALVPNQKEIVLLYCNSSLVDESFLEYKIGCFEQSSRTTTTTSILALPRDDDQLFDDVSDKCGRKVVAVAPVEESVSNVGNELGVADALRRGFMLKWLASDCSRCRDSGGKCGFDFKTYHFSCFCPDRPHAVSCKGKGVALGLKLDLGLGLGAGGLMILVLVVVCCFRRKLSDKSTFFWMNKNQSHQIVPEFLMDYGPLQVQRYSYLDVKKMTNSFEEKLGQGGYGGVYKGKLNNGFLVAVKILNRSKGNGEEFMNEVAAISRTSHVNIVSLLGFCFEGSERALIYEFMPNGSLEKFIFDANNPRKDHHLGWEALDRIALGIARGLEYLHRGCNTRILHFDIKPHNILLNEDFAPKISDFGLAKICNGKESIVSMMGARGTAGYIAPEVFCRNFGGISHKSDVYSYGMMLSEMVGGRRKIGVEVEDTSEIYFPQWIYKRLELDQELGLQRIMNEEDKGRARKMIIVSLWCIQTDPSSRPAMKQVIEMLEGSIGSLQIPPKPYLYSPPKSLAEPAHPSSTLVSLQ; this is encoded by the exons ATGAAACATCAAAACATGTTCTTCTTCCCCACATTCATAAACCTCTATGTTCTCATTGTCTGTCTCTTATCAGAAACCTCATTTGCTGTGGACTCTCACTACCAAAACTGCAGTGTGCCCAAGTCTTGTGGCGGCCAAAACATAAGCTTTCCGTTCTACATCCCAGGCCTGCAAGAAGACTACTGCGGCTTTCCGGGGTTTCAGCTCTCCTGCAATGATAATGAAGAAGGTGGATACCCTACTCTCCAATTGGCTGGAAATGAGTACTTAGTCCACAATATCAATTACCAAAACCGAACTCTTGTGGTTTCAAACGCTGCTCTTTCAAACTCAAACAAAGATGTTTGTATTCCATTAGTCCAAAACATAACCTTTCCTACTGTTAATTATGCCCTTGTTCCGAATCAAAAAGAGATCGTTTTGCTCTACTGCAACTCTTCTCTGGTTgatgagtcgtttttagagtacAAGATTGGCTGCTTTGAGCAAAGCAGTAggactactactactacttcaATTTTGGCGCTGCCTCGAGATGATGACCAACTATTTGATGATGTGTCTGACAAGTGCGGACGCAAAGTGGTAGCGGTGGCTCCGGTTGAAGAATCCGTAAGTAATGTTGGGAATGAGTTGGGGGTAGCAGACGCGTTGAGAAGAGGGTTTATGCTGAAATGGCTTGCAAGCGACTGCAGTCGCTGCAGAGACAGTGGAGGGAAGTGTGGTTTCGATTTCAAGACGTATCATTTCAGCTGTTTCTGCCCAGATAGGCCTCATGCTGTCAGCTGTAAAGGTAAAG GAGTTGCATTGGGATTGAAGCTAGACCTAGGCCTAGGACTAG GTGCAGGTGGTCTTATGATTCTAGTATTAGTTGTTGTTTGCTGCTTCAGGAGAAAGTTGTCTGATAAATCTACTTTCTTTTGGATGAACAAAAATCAAAGTCATCAAATTGTTCCGGAATTTCTAATGGACTATGGACCACTTCAAGTTCAGAGATACAGCTACTTGGATGTGAAGAAAATGACAAACTCCTTCGaggaaaaattaggacaagggGGCTACGGTGGTGTATACAAAGGAAAACTAAACAACGGCTTTCTTGTAGCAGTGAAGATCTTGAACAGATCGAAAGGTAATGGAGAAGAGTTTATGAATGAGGTTGCAGCCATTAGTAGAACTTCTCATGTCAACATTGTCAGCTTGTTGGGATTTTGTTTTGAGGGTTCAGAAAGAGCTCTCATCTATGAATTCATGCCTAATGGATCTTTGGAGAAGTTCATATTTGATGCAAATAACCCACGAAAAGATCATCACTTGGGGTGGGAAGCATTGGATCGAATTGCACTTGGCATTGCTCGAGGACTAGAGTATTTACATCGCGGTTGTAACACAAGAATTTTGCATTTTGATATCAAGCCTCATAACATTCTTCTTAATGAGGACTTCGCACCGAAAATCTCAGATTTCGGCCTGGCTAAAATATGCAACGGAAAAGAGAGTATTGTGTCAATGATGGGTGCAAGAGGAACTGCTGGGTACATTGCTCCTGAAGTGTTTTGTAGAAATTTTGGTGGTATCTCGCACAAATCTGATGTGTATAGCTATGGAATGATGCTTTCGGAGATGGTTGGGGGAAGAAGGAAAATCGGTGTTGAAGTTGAAGATACAAGTGAGATATACTTTCCACAATGGATTTACAAGCGTCTTGAATTGGATCAAGAACTTGGCCTACAGAGGATCATGAATGAGGAAGACAAAGGCAGAGCAAGGAAGATGATAATCGTGAGCTTATGGTGCATACAAACTGATCCCTCAAGCCGGCCAGCGATGAAACAAGTCATAGAAATGTTGGAAGGAAGTATTGGATCTTTGCAGATACCACCAAAGCCTTACTTGTATTCTCCTCCAAAATCCCTAGCAGAACCAGCACATCCTTCTTCTACTTTGGTATCACTACAATAG